The following are from one region of the Mauremys reevesii isolate NIE-2019 linkage group 2, ASM1616193v1, whole genome shotgun sequence genome:
- the NRN1 gene encoding neuritin — protein sequence MGLKLNGRYISLILAVQIAYLVQAVKAAGKCDAVFRGFSDCLLRLGDNMANYPQDLDDKRNLQTICSYWDDFHSCTLTALTDCQEGATDLWEKLKKESKNLDFQGSLFELCGGSNGSAPSLLLPAFPLLLLALSAALATWFSF from the exons ATGGGACTTAAGTTGAACGGCAGATATATTTCTCTGATCCTTGCTGTACAGATAG CGTACCTGGTGCAGGCGGTGAAAGCAGCGGGGAAGTGCGATGCGGTCTTTAGGGGCTTCTCGGACTGTTTGCTCAGGCTGGGCGATAACATGGCCAACTACCCGCAGGACCTGGACGACAAGAGAAATCTCCAAACGATCTGCTC GTACTGGGATGATTTCCATTCCTGCACCCTCACAGCCCTCACGGATTGCCAGGAAGGCGCGACAGATCTTTGGGAAAAACTGAAAAAGGAATCCAAAAACCTCGATTTTCAAGGCAGCTTATTTGAACTATGCGGAGGAAGCAACGGGTCAGCTCCTTCCTTACTCCTCCctgccttccccctgctcctgctggcTCTCTCGGCAGCGTTAGCGACCTGGTTCTCCTTCTAG